Proteins from a genomic interval of Musa acuminata AAA Group cultivar baxijiao chromosome BXJ1-9, Cavendish_Baxijiao_AAA, whole genome shotgun sequence:
- the LOC135593433 gene encoding probable cellulose synthase A catalytic subunit 5 [UDP-forming] has translation MEASAGLVAGSHNRNELVVIRRDGELGPKPLQQLSGQICQICGDDVGLTVDGDLFVACNECAFPICRTCYEYERREGNQVCPQCKTRFKRLKGCPRVAGDEEEDDVDDLENEFNFVGGDQQDPKYMAEVMLQGHGSYGRRVDINTPHVAHAVPQVPLLTNGEMVDDIPPDQHALVPSFIGGGGKRIHPLPFPDPNIPVHPRSMDPSKDLAAYGYGSVAWKERMENWKQKQEKMHMTRNNGGDKGWNNDGDEPDLPLMDEARQPLSRKLPISSSQINPYRMIIIIRLVVVGFFFHYRITNPASDAYPLWLISVICEIWFALSWILDQFPKWLPIERETYLDRLSLRYEKEGQPSQLSLIDIFVSTVDPMKEPPLITANTVLSILAVDYPVEKVSCYVSDDGAAMLTFEALSETSEFAKKWVPFCKKFNIEPRAPEWYFQQKMDYLKDKVHPSFIKERRAMKREYEEFKVRINALVAKAQKVPEEGWTMQDGTPWPGNNVRDHPGMIQVFLGQSGGHDVEGNELPRLVYVSREKRPGFNHHKKAGAMNALVRVSAVLTNAPYLLNVDCDHCFNNSKAIREAMCFMMDPLVGKRVCYVQFPQRFDGIDRHDRYANRNIVFFDINMKGLDGIQGPIYVGTGCAFRRQALYGYDAPKSKKPPTRTCNCWPKWCCCGCCCSGRRKKKNEKAKQEKKKNSSRRGDSGAPVFALEGIEEGKQGNESEKPNLMSEQKLETKFGQSPVFVASTLLENGGILKGATPASLLKEAIHVISCGYEDKTDWGKEIGWIYGSVTEDILTGFKMHCHGWRSIYCVPTRPAFKGSAPLNLSDRLHQVLRWALGSVEIFLSKHCPLWYGYGGGLKWLERMSYINATVYPWTSIPLLAYCTLPAVCLLTGKFITPELSNVASLWFLSLFICIFATSILEMRWSGVGIDDWWRNEQFWVIGGVSSHLFAVFQGLLKVLAGIDTNFTVTTKAGDDDEFSELYTFKWTTLLIPPTTLLIVNFIGVVAGVSNAINNGYESWGPLFGKLFFSFWVIVHLYPFLKGLVGRQNRTPTIVIVWSILLASIFSLLWVRIDPFLPKSDGPLLEECGLDCN, from the exons ATGGAGGCGAGCGCTGGTTTGGTGGCCGGCTCTCACAACCGGAACGAGCTCGTGGTCATCCGCCGCGATGGAGAATTGGgg CCGAAGCCGCTGCAGCAGCTGAGCGGGCAAATATGCCAGATCTGCGGTGATGACGTCGGACTCACCGTCGATGGAGATCTCTTCGTCGCCTGCAACGAGTGCGCCTTCCCCATTTGCAGGACTTGCTACGAGTACGAGCGCCGGGAGGGCAATCAGGTTTGCCCCCAGTGCAAGACCAGGTTCAAGCGGCTCAAGG ggtGCCCTCGTGTGGCTGGTGACGAAGAAGAGGATGATGTCGATGATCTTGAGAACGAGTTCAACTTTGTTGGGGGAGATCAGCAGGACCCAAAGTACATGGCGGAGGTCATGCTGCAGGGCCACGGGAGCTATGGCCGCCGGGTTGATATCAATACACCTCATGTGGCTCATGCTGTGCCTCAAGTTCCACTTCTCACCAATGGCGAGATG GTTGACGATATTCCTCCAGATCAGCATGCGCTTGTTCCTTCTTTCATTGGTGGTGGAGGGAAAAGAATTCATCCGCTTCCCTTTCCAGATCCCAATATTCCAG TTCATCCTAGATCAATGGATCCTTCTAAGGATCTTGCCGCTTATGGATATGGAAGTGTGGCCTGGAAGGAACGAATGGAAAATTGGAAGCAGAAGCAAGAGAAAATGCACATGACCAGGAATAATGGTGGTGACAAGGGTTGGAATAACGACGGTGATGAACCTGATTTACCATT AATGGATGAAGCGAGACAACCGTTGTCCAGAAAGTTGCCCATTTCTTCTAGCCAAATAAACCCATACAGAATGATCATCATAATTCGTCTTGTAGTTGTTGGGTTCTTCTTCCATTACCGAATCACAAACCCTGCATCTGATGCATATCCATTGTGGCTCATATCCGTCATCTGCGAAATTTGGTTTGCTCTTTCATGGATTCTTGATCAGTTTCCCAAGTGGCTTCCAATTGAAAGGGAAACTTATCTCGACAGATTGTCATTGAG GTATGAAAAAGAAGGGCAGCCTTCTCAGCTATCTCTGATAGACATCTTTGTGAGTACAGTTGATCCTATGAAGGAACCCCCTTTAATCACTGCAAACACTGTTCTCTCAATCCTTGCTGTGGATTACCCTGTTGAAAAAGTATCTTGCTATGTATCTGATGATGGCGCTGCTAtgctgacatttgaagcattgtcAGAAACATCCGAATTTGCAAAGAAATGGGTTCCTTTCTGTAAGAAATTCAATATTGAGCCCCGTGCACCAGAGTGGTATTTTCAGCAAAAGATGGATTATTTGAAGGATAAGGTCCACCCTTCGTTTATTAAGGAACGAAGAGCAATGAAA AGAGAATATGAGGAATTCAAAGTACGAATCAATGCCTTGGTTGCAAAAGCACAAAAGGTACCAGAAGAAGGGTGGACAATGCAGGATGGAACACCATGGCCTGGAAATAATGTCCGTGACCATCCAGGCATGATTCAG GTCTTTTTGGGGCAAAGTGGTGGGCATGATGTGGAAGGGAATGAATTGCCACGGTTGGTTTATGTCTCTAGAGAAAAGAGGCCAGGATTCAATCATCACAAAAAAGCTGGTGCTATGAATGCTTTG GTTAGGGTCTCTGCTGTCCTAACAAATGCACCTTACTTGTTGAATGTGGATTGTGACCACTGCTTCAATAATAGCAAAGCTATACGAGAAGCAATGTGCTTCATGATGGATCCACTTGTAGGAAAGAGAGTGTGCTATGTGCAGTTCCCTCAGAGGTTTGATGGTATTGATCGACATGATCGCTATGCTAATCGAAACATAGTGTTTTTTGAT ATCAATATGAAAGGTCTGGATGGGATTCAAGGACCTATTTATGTAGGCACTGGATGTGCTTTTAGAAGACAGGCACTCTATGGATATGATGCTCCAAAATCAAAGAAGCCACCAACTAGGACGTGCAATTGCTGGCCTAAGTGGTGCTGCTGTGGATGCTGTTGttctggtaggaggaagaagaaaaatgaaaaagctaagcaggaaaagaagaagaatagtTCCAGGAGAGGTGACTCTGGAGCACCAGTATTTGCACTGGAGGGCATTGAAGAGGGCAAGCAAG GAAATGAGAGTGAAAAACCAAATCTGATGTCTGAACAGAAGTTAGAAACGAAATTTGGACAGTCACCTGTTTTTGTTGCATCTACTCTCCTCGAGAATGGTGGAATACTTAAAGGTGCTACTCCAGCATCCTTACTAAAGGAAGCTATCCATGTTATTAGCTGTGGCTATGAAGATAAGACAGACTGGGGAAAAGAG ATTGGGTGGATCTATGGCTCAGTGACAGAAGATATATTGACAGGATTCAAAATGCATTGCCATGGGTGGAGGTCCATATATTGTGTGCCAACAAGGCCTGCATTCAAAGGTTCTGCACCCCTCAATCTCTCAGATCGTCTTCACCAGGTCCTTAGGTGGGCTCTTGGGTCTGTGGAAATTTTCTTGAGCAAACACTGTCCTCTCTGGTATGGATATGGAGGTGGACTTAAATGGTTGGAAAGGATGTCATACATTAATGCTACGGTTTATCCTTGGACATCAATTCCTCTTTTGGCCTACTGCACCTTGCCTGCTGTCTGCTTGCTCACGGGAAAGTTTATCACCCCAGAG CTTAGCAATGTCGCAAGTCTTTGGTTCCTGTCGCTTTTCATCTGTATCTTTGCAACAAGCATCCTGGAAATGAGATGGAGTGGTGTTGGCATTGATGACTGGTGGAGAAATGAGCAGTTTTGGGTTATTGGAGGTGTTTCCTCACATCTGTTTGCTGTGTTTCAGGGGCTTTTGAAGGTCCTTGCAGGTATAGACACCAACTTCACTGTGACAACGAAGGctggtgatgatgatgagttcTCCGAGTTATACACATTCAAATGGACCACGTTGCTCATTCCTCCTACGACTTTGCTTATTGTGAACTTCATTGGTGTGGTAGCGGGTGTCTCTAATGCAATAAACAATGGATATGAATCTTGGGGACCTTTGTTCGGGAaactatttttttccttttgggtGATCGTGCACCTGTATCCTTTCCTCAAGGGTCTTGTTGGTCGGCAGAATCGGACTCCTACCATTGTCATTGTGTGGTCCATTCTCCTTGCTTCAATTTTCTCTCTACTGTGGGTACGGATTGATCCATTCCTGCCAAAATCAGATGGCCCTCTCTTGGAGGAGTGTGGATTAGACTGCAACTAA